The following proteins are co-located in the Coleofasciculus chthonoplastes PCC 7420 genome:
- a CDS encoding GumC family protein has translation MEIGQIQPPLSPNGNGKHPQYAPPMVYRTPPPEPEPDEWTLRQLVNVIRRRALVIAGVAIAVTSGISFWTLNQTPKYESKFQLLVEPVTEEGDLDKLTEAVGGGDGRNSTLDYDTQIQVLRSPQLMEAIVQEIHKHYPEVSYESLMSQLIVSRLGDTKILEGRYRDTEPERVRRVLHEVARGYLRYSLQERQLNLKQGIQFVDDQLPVLRDRVNKLQGQLQAFRQQHNLLDPEIQAQELSQRVSAIEQQQLQTQVQYQETRSLYNTLLQQLGLSPQQAVATVTLSEAPRYQQLLNQLAELESQIALESARFTPQSPTMQALRQKRDNLLPLLNQESQNVLGASLTEAGVSSASPNSIRTNLTQQLVQATNQLQVLQVKQSAIARSAQMLNLQVKQIPVIARRYTDLQRELQVATDSLNRFLAVRENLEIEAAQKALPWQIILKPEVPQVPVWPNTQRNITLGAIAGLLLGMGVALLIERLDNVFHSPDELKDLTKLPLLGIIPYQKQLKQQMMSTANLTQMTSSSPSTNGRKSRHSSRSYNASPFLESFRSLQTNIRFLGSDTPVHSIIISSATPSEGKSTVSVHLAQAAAAMGQRVLLVDADLRRPQVHHYLNLDNQVGLSNVIATGLTAKQAIQRLPMWDRLYVLTAGQVPPDPSRLLCSKKMQHLMEQFHAVFDLVIYDTPPVLGLADGRLLAAHADGVMMVVGLGKSDRSALMQALDGMRISNATVLGVVANGVKGYTTRSYYYYHNHYGTESDILKAKQLLMKRMEENIQPGDEQKNHE, from the coding sequence ATGGAAATCGGTCAGATTCAGCCACCATTATCGCCTAATGGTAATGGAAAACACCCGCAGTATGCACCACCGATGGTCTACCGGACGCCACCTCCGGAACCCGAACCTGATGAATGGACATTGCGACAGTTAGTCAACGTGATTCGGCGTCGGGCGTTAGTGATTGCTGGAGTCGCGATCGCAGTGACATCGGGGATCAGTTTTTGGACGTTGAATCAGACACCGAAGTATGAGAGCAAGTTTCAACTGTTGGTCGAACCCGTCACCGAGGAAGGAGACTTAGACAAACTCACGGAAGCAGTGGGTGGCGGTGATGGACGGAATTCCACACTGGATTATGATACCCAGATTCAGGTGTTACGCAGTCCTCAGCTAATGGAGGCTATTGTCCAAGAGATCCACAAGCATTATCCTGAGGTCAGTTACGAGTCATTAATGAGTCAGCTAATTGTCAGCCGACTGGGGGACACCAAGATCCTGGAAGGGCGTTATCGGGATACTGAGCCGGAAAGAGTGCGGCGGGTTTTACACGAAGTCGCTCGAGGCTATCTACGTTACTCCTTACAAGAGCGACAACTGAACCTGAAACAGGGAATTCAGTTCGTTGATGATCAATTACCCGTGCTGCGCGATCGCGTGAATAAGCTGCAAGGACAATTGCAAGCCTTTCGCCAACAACATAACCTCCTCGACCCGGAAATCCAAGCCCAAGAGTTATCTCAACGGGTGAGTGCGATCGAACAGCAGCAGTTGCAAACTCAGGTTCAGTATCAAGAAACGCGATCGCTTTACAATACCCTCTTACAGCAGTTGGGATTATCACCCCAGCAAGCTGTTGCTACTGTAACCCTCAGTGAAGCCCCTCGCTACCAACAGTTACTTAACCAACTCGCGGAACTTGAATCCCAGATCGCCCTAGAATCGGCGCGGTTTACGCCACAAAGTCCCACGATGCAAGCCTTGCGCCAGAAACGGGATAATCTCTTACCCTTACTCAACCAAGAATCCCAAAACGTATTGGGCGCAAGCCTAACCGAGGCTGGGGTTTCCAGTGCTTCCCCCAATTCGATTCGCACAAACTTGACCCAGCAACTGGTGCAAGCGACTAATCAACTGCAAGTCTTGCAAGTCAAACAAAGTGCGATCGCGCGATCGGCTCAAATGCTCAACCTCCAGGTCAAACAAATTCCCGTCATCGCCCGCCGCTACACAGACTTACAGCGAGAACTCCAAGTCGCCACCGATAGTTTAAATCGCTTTCTGGCGGTGCGGGAAAATCTGGAAATTGAAGCCGCCCAGAAAGCCTTACCCTGGCAGATTATATTAAAGCCAGAAGTCCCCCAAGTCCCCGTGTGGCCCAATACCCAGCGCAATATCACATTAGGGGCGATCGCGGGATTATTGTTAGGTATGGGCGTGGCGTTGCTGATCGAACGTTTGGATAATGTCTTCCATTCTCCCGATGAACTCAAAGACTTAACCAAACTGCCTCTACTGGGCATTATTCCCTACCAAAAACAACTCAAACAACAGATGATGTCTACGGCAAACTTAACCCAGATGACATCATCATCCCCGTCCACTAACGGTCGAAAATCTCGCCATTCATCCCGAAGCTACAATGCGTCTCCCTTCTTAGAATCATTCCGTTCCCTCCAAACGAATATTCGGTTTCTGGGTAGCGATACACCCGTTCACTCCATTATTATTAGTTCCGCCACCCCCTCAGAAGGAAAATCGACGGTTTCCGTTCACCTCGCCCAAGCCGCCGCCGCCATGGGTCAACGAGTATTGCTGGTGGATGCGGACTTACGCCGCCCTCAGGTTCATCACTATTTGAACCTAGACAACCAGGTGGGCTTAAGTAACGTCATTGCTACTGGACTGACAGCAAAACAAGCAATCCAGCGCCTACCGATGTGGGATCGGTTGTATGTCCTCACCGCCGGTCAAGTCCCCCCTGATCCCAGTCGGCTGCTGTGTTCCAAGAAGATGCAACATTTGATGGAACAATTTCATGCGGTTTTTGACCTAGTGATTTACGATACACCACCTGTGTTAGGACTAGCAGATGGTCGTCTCTTGGCGGCTCACGCTGATGGTGTGATGATGGTGGTGGGCTTGGGTAAGAGCGATCGCTCGGCATTAATGCAAGCCCTAGATGGTATGAGAATTTCTAACGCTACCGTGTTAGGAGTGGTTGCCAACGGCGTTAAAGGGTATACTACCCGGTCTTACTATTACTATCACAATCACTATGGAACCGAATCCGATATTCTCAAAGCCAAACAGCTCTTGATGAAACGGATGGAGGAAAACATCCAGCCGGGTGACGAACAGAAGAATCACGAATAA
- a CDS encoding polysaccharide biosynthesis/export family protein, giving the protein MTKLRVKEPIESFRTIGIGRINLSKHLTPSIAGLTLFAFFAVTAPLPGMAQVPTFSPLAPTTVTNPPPDLPYTLGSGDRVGVTIFDVPEYSGEYQVLVDGTLNLPVAGSIPVEGLTINAASERISQRYAPYVRRPLVTLTLIDPRPLKIAVAGEVNRPGSYSVTLNEGQQFPSVTQVVQLAGGISRSADVRNVQIRRRMNSATRQTYTINLWELLQNSDLAQDVTLRDGDEIFIPTTTGIDPLESRQLATASFSPEAVKPIKVAVVGEVVRPGPYTVTAATSGAATADQAGGGGGNNTEPPTVTQAIQVAGGITQSADIRNVEVRRTTRDGSEQLIVVNLWELLQEGDLSEDVILQQGDTIRVPEAETLTALEATKLASASFSAAIINVNVVGEVQKPGTVSVPANAPLNQALLASGGFDNRRARKSSVELIRLQPNGTVKKREIEVDFTADVNDESNPPLRPNDVIIVRRSGLTRVTDTLGTIVSPIGSVFSVFRFFGF; this is encoded by the coding sequence ATGACTAAACTGAGAGTTAAAGAACCCATTGAGAGTTTTCGCACCATAGGGATCGGGAGGATCAACTTGAGCAAGCATTTAACACCATCTATAGCAGGTTTAACCCTATTCGCCTTTTTTGCCGTAACCGCACCGCTTCCGGGAATGGCGCAAGTCCCTACATTTTCGCCCCTTGCACCCACGACGGTTACGAATCCACCACCCGATTTACCCTATACCCTCGGATCAGGCGATCGCGTGGGCGTAACCATCTTTGATGTTCCCGAATACAGTGGAGAATACCAGGTTTTAGTAGATGGAACCCTTAATTTACCCGTTGCTGGCAGTATCCCTGTCGAAGGGTTAACCATTAATGCGGCTAGTGAACGGATTTCTCAGCGATACGCTCCCTATGTCAGACGCCCTTTAGTCACCTTAACCCTGATTGATCCTCGCCCCCTAAAAATCGCGGTCGCGGGAGAAGTCAATCGTCCGGGTTCCTACAGCGTAACTCTGAACGAAGGACAACAATTTCCCTCCGTGACTCAAGTGGTTCAGCTTGCTGGTGGAATTAGTCGCTCGGCTGATGTGCGAAACGTGCAAATCCGCCGCCGGATGAACTCAGCTACCCGACAAACCTATACAATTAATCTCTGGGAGTTATTGCAAAATAGCGATCTCGCTCAAGATGTGACCTTGAGAGATGGTGATGAAATCTTTATCCCCACCACCACCGGAATTGACCCCCTAGAAAGCCGTCAACTGGCAACCGCGAGTTTTTCGCCAGAGGCGGTTAAGCCAATTAAAGTTGCCGTAGTCGGGGAAGTGGTGCGTCCGGGTCCTTATACCGTTACCGCCGCCACATCGGGAGCGGCTACGGCTGACCAGGCTGGTGGCGGCGGTGGTAACAATACAGAACCGCCAACGGTAACTCAAGCGATTCAAGTAGCCGGAGGTATTACTCAATCTGCCGATATTCGTAATGTTGAAGTGCGACGCACCACCAGAGATGGCTCTGAGCAACTGATCGTTGTCAATCTCTGGGAACTCCTGCAAGAGGGTGATCTCTCTGAAGATGTGATTCTGCAACAGGGAGACACGATTAGAGTCCCGGAAGCCGAAACCCTGACCGCTTTAGAAGCGACAAAATTGGCATCAGCGAGCTTTTCGGCGGCGATTATCAATGTCAATGTGGTGGGAGAAGTTCAGAAACCCGGTACAGTTTCCGTCCCTGCTAACGCCCCCTTAAATCAAGCCCTGCTAGCATCTGGCGGATTTGATAACCGTCGTGCCCGCAAGAGTTCTGTAGAGTTGATTCGTCTGCAACCCAATGGTACGGTTAAAAAACGGGAAATCGAGGTGGATTTTACGGCTGATGTTAACGATGAAAGCAATCCGCCATTGCGCCCTAATGATGTGATTATCGTCAGACGTTCCGGTTTGACCCGCGTCACGGATACTTTGGGGACAATTGTCAGTCCTATTGGCAGCGTGTTCTCGGTGTTTAGATTTTTTGGATTTTAG
- a CDS encoding NAD-dependent epimerase, with product MVNVLVTGAAGFIGYHLSQRLLAQGDTVIGLDNLNAYYDVSLKQARLAQLENQPGFRFYKLDLADREGIAQLFAQESFEFVIHLAAQAGVRYSLKNPYAYVDSNLVGFTNILEGCRHSDIKHLVFASSSSVYGANTKVPFSVQDNVDSPVSLYAATKKANELMAHAYSHLYNIPTTGLRFFTVYGSWYRPDMALFLFTKAILAEQPINVFNYGRMQRDFTYVDDVVEGVVRVMGKIPPPKASGNTSPGSRSSAPYKLYNIGNNQPIELLQLIETLEQCLGKTAVKNMLPMQPGDVPITYADVDDLMQDVGFKPNTPIEVGVERFVQWYRSYYNI from the coding sequence ATGGTCAACGTTTTAGTTACAGGCGCCGCCGGCTTTATCGGATACCACCTCAGTCAACGGTTACTTGCCCAGGGTGATACCGTGATTGGACTGGATAACCTGAATGCGTACTATGATGTCTCCCTCAAACAGGCTCGACTGGCGCAACTGGAGAACCAACCTGGGTTTCGCTTTTATAAACTCGACTTAGCCGATAGAGAGGGAATTGCCCAGTTATTTGCCCAAGAATCCTTTGAGTTTGTCATTCATTTGGCGGCGCAGGCGGGGGTTCGCTATTCCTTGAAAAATCCCTATGCCTATGTGGATAGTAACTTGGTGGGTTTTACCAATATCCTGGAAGGATGTCGCCATTCTGACATCAAGCATCTAGTGTTTGCTTCCTCCAGTTCGGTGTACGGCGCGAATACGAAAGTGCCGTTTTCGGTACAGGATAATGTCGATTCTCCCGTTAGCCTATATGCGGCTACCAAGAAAGCCAATGAGTTAATGGCTCATGCTTATAGCCATCTGTATAACATCCCGACAACAGGCTTGCGCTTCTTTACGGTTTATGGGTCGTGGTATCGTCCCGATATGGCATTATTTTTATTTACTAAAGCAATTCTGGCTGAACAGCCGATTAATGTGTTTAATTATGGTCGGATGCAACGGGATTTTACTTACGTTGATGATGTTGTCGAGGGGGTGGTGCGAGTCATGGGTAAGATTCCGCCGCCGAAAGCGTCAGGAAATACTTCACCTGGTTCGAGAAGTTCTGCACCTTACAAACTCTACAACATTGGCAATAATCAACCGATTGAACTGCTACAACTCATCGAAACTCTAGAACAGTGTTTGGGCAAAACGGCGGTGAAAAATATGCTACCTATGCAACCGGGAGATGTGCCGATTACTTATGCGGATGTGGATGATTTAATGCAGGATGTCGGATTTAAACCGAATACGCCGATTGAAGTGGGTGTGGAACGTTTTGTTCAATGGTATCGGTCTTATTACAATATTTAG
- a CDS encoding glycosyltransferase family 39 protein, with the protein MKQLVKSSQNQQKVHLHYRDAFKLCIIVILLLGVLFRVVKLDHKFYWEDEVRTSLRISGYTETEIIEQVYNQNIPVKHLDKYKFPHPETSLMDTVQALMTHPEHSPLYYLMAYNWMKVWMQWFDNPVTVIRSLSVLISFLVFPSIYWLGRELFNSPFIAEISVAIVAISPLHIVYAQEARQYSLWTVAVLVSSATLLQALRLNTTRNWGVYALSLIIGLYCHLLFGLVVLAQGVYVFILHQCRLHKTVIRYCQSLLIGLIAFIPWTWVIFNAWLKSQNNLTQWGGKTSLSRLTNQWFRNINRAFFDADLGAANMIIIILAIYALYFLWRHAPKKVGLFIVAIVGISALTLMIPDLIFGSSLSTRLRYLIPSYLGIQIAFAYLFGTQMATVRTWKQRWWRICAIAIISGGVIGCMVSSPRAVTWSMDDNSDYYVKIGQVINQAPRPLVISDASPIRILTLSYRLEPKTWLQPLTTLTSATIPDNVNHVFLFKYTKHDTSRSLVDFNSTSKLVVQGQSLYLWEQLSLPNSAR; encoded by the coding sequence ATGAAACAGTTAGTCAAATCCAGCCAAAACCAACAAAAGGTGCATTTACATTATCGTGATGCGTTCAAGCTTTGCATCATTGTCATTCTATTGCTCGGCGTATTATTTAGAGTCGTCAAGCTTGACCATAAGTTTTACTGGGAAGATGAGGTCAGAACGTCTTTAAGAATTTCAGGGTATACGGAAACGGAGATAATTGAGCAGGTTTATAATCAAAATATTCCTGTAAAACACCTAGACAAATACAAATTTCCTCATCCTGAAACCAGTTTAATGGATACCGTTCAAGCTCTCATGACTCATCCTGAACATTCACCTTTGTATTATCTCATGGCATACAATTGGATGAAGGTTTGGATGCAGTGGTTTGACAACCCAGTAACTGTTATTAGAAGTTTGTCAGTTTTAATAAGTTTTCTGGTTTTTCCGAGTATTTATTGGCTAGGTAGAGAATTGTTTAACTCACCATTTATTGCCGAAATTTCGGTCGCAATCGTTGCAATTTCACCGCTGCATATCGTGTATGCCCAAGAAGCCAGACAATATAGTTTATGGACAGTTGCGGTTCTTGTATCCAGTGCCACCTTACTCCAAGCACTCCGACTTAATACGACAAGAAATTGGGGAGTCTATGCCCTAAGCCTAATCATTGGTTTGTATTGTCACTTGTTATTTGGATTAGTCGTCTTAGCCCAGGGAGTTTATGTATTCATACTGCATCAGTGCCGCTTGCATAAAACAGTTATTCGTTATTGTCAAAGTCTTTTAATCGGACTAATTGCTTTTATTCCCTGGACTTGGGTGATATTTAATGCTTGGCTGAAATCCCAGAACAATCTGACACAATGGGGAGGCAAAACTTCTCTATCTCGTTTAACAAATCAATGGTTCCGAAATATCAACCGTGCATTTTTTGATGCTGACTTAGGCGCCGCTAATATGATAATTATTATTTTGGCAATTTATGCGCTGTACTTTCTCTGGCGTCATGCACCCAAAAAGGTTGGGTTGTTTATCGTTGCTATCGTAGGAATTTCAGCTTTAACGCTGATGATACCTGACTTGATATTCGGGAGTTCACTATCAACTCGACTACGGTACCTTATCCCTAGCTATTTAGGTATACAGATAGCGTTTGCCTACCTCTTTGGAACTCAGATGGCTACTGTTAGGACATGGAAACAACGATGGTGGAGAATTTGTGCGATCGCAATTATTTCGGGTGGCGTGATTGGTTGTATGGTTAGTTCTCCTAGAGCCGTAACTTGGAGTATGGATGATAATTCAGACTACTATGTTAAAATTGGACAAGTGATTAATCAAGCCCCACGTCCCCTGGTGATTAGTGATGCGTCCCCCATTCGGATTTTAACACTGAGCTATCGATTAGAGCCAAAAACGTGGCTGCAACCACTCACTACTTTGACAAGTGCAACGATTCCAGATAATGTTAATCATGTTTTCTTGTTTAAGTATACTAAACATGATACATCTCGGTCTTTAGTCGATTTTAATTCTACAAGTAAATTAGTTGTTCAAGGTCAAAGCCTATATTTATGGGAACAGCTTTCCTTGCCAAATTCAGCAAGATAA
- a CDS encoding glycosyltransferase family 39 protein — protein sequence MVDKKSFSTGLRYLIVSLLIIGLVFRFAHLDKKVYWIDEVNTSIRVSAYTSSEIMELVPTGEVIGVKDLQAFQHPHPQRDIRDTIQALTGNAEHSPLYYLMARFWMQWFGSSVIAMRSLPAVISLLTFPCLYWLCRELFPSPWVGGIAIGLMAISPFHLLYAQEARQYSLWTVTILLSSAALLWAMRNDQPQVNGINLRLIYTVYPSTNKDLSKSKKSNLIHTINPKYIGVKWVIYAASISLGLYSHLLFLFVILSHGLYVLICQILQIQAGKYLEVERELVPDIFFYKPIGKLLIYSWATLIGIVGFFPWILVLFNKSAGMAGWLVRTLSITEITQRWLINLSSIFFDIQVGYVSPIFSIGSAESGIYLSVDNPFTYVIFAIVVIEIYAVITLVTTQPPQTWLFILTLIVIPAMALVLPDLISGGQRSVTGRYLIPSYLGIQIAVAYLLRMKLFDLKIQSRKLWQLLLIALILGGILSCGVSSQSETWWNKYSSYDYPQVAKVINQAPSPLIISDREKIGRLISLSYLLDDKVSVMVIEPSSLPNIPAGFQPVFVFKPMEQWFSDIKVKPMMNIELTHQIGDLWLVQPRIL from the coding sequence ATGGTCGATAAAAAATCCTTTTCAACTGGACTGAGATATTTAATTGTGAGTTTGCTGATTATTGGTCTAGTTTTCCGATTTGCTCATCTCGATAAGAAAGTCTATTGGATTGATGAGGTTAATACGTCGATTCGCGTCTCTGCTTATACAAGTTCAGAAATCATGGAGCTTGTTCCCACGGGAGAGGTTATCGGTGTTAAGGATTTACAAGCCTTTCAACATCCTCATCCCCAACGAGATATAAGAGATACGATTCAAGCCTTGACAGGAAATGCTGAACATTCGCCCCTTTACTACCTAATGGCACGATTTTGGATGCAGTGGTTCGGTAGTTCGGTCATAGCCATGAGAAGTTTACCTGCAGTGATTAGTTTACTAACATTTCCTTGTCTCTATTGGCTTTGTCGGGAATTGTTTCCCTCTCCATGGGTAGGTGGAATAGCGATAGGATTAATGGCAATCTCTCCATTTCATCTGTTGTATGCTCAGGAAGCCCGTCAATACAGCCTATGGACGGTAACAATTTTGTTATCAAGTGCTGCCTTATTATGGGCAATGCGGAATGATCAGCCTCAAGTCAATGGCATTAACTTAAGGCTGATATATACTGTATACCCTAGTACAAATAAAGATTTATCGAAATCAAAAAAATCCAATTTAATACATACGATAAACCCTAAATACATCGGTGTTAAATGGGTAATTTATGCGGCAAGTATATCCCTGGGTTTATATTCACATTTGCTTTTTCTGTTTGTTATTTTATCTCATGGATTATATGTTTTAATCTGTCAAATTTTGCAAATTCAGGCAGGAAAATACCTAGAAGTTGAACGGGAGTTAGTTCCTGATATTTTTTTTTACAAACCCATAGGTAAACTGCTGATTTATAGTTGGGCAACATTGATTGGAATTGTTGGGTTTTTTCCCTGGATTTTAGTCCTATTTAACAAGTCAGCAGGCATGGCTGGCTGGTTAGTGAGAACCCTATCTATTACTGAAATTACTCAAAGATGGTTAATTAACTTAAGTTCTATCTTTTTTGACATTCAAGTGGGTTATGTTAGCCCGATATTTAGTATTGGTTCAGCGGAAAGTGGCATTTACCTGTCTGTTGACAATCCTTTTACTTATGTCATTTTCGCCATTGTTGTTATAGAGATTTATGCTGTCATTACGCTAGTCACGACTCAACCGCCCCAGACTTGGCTATTTATCCTAACCTTAATCGTTATTCCAGCCATGGCTCTAGTTCTACCCGATTTAATTTCTGGAGGACAGCGCTCGGTTACCGGTCGATATTTAATTCCCAGTTATTTAGGAATTCAAATCGCTGTAGCGTATTTACTCAGGATGAAACTATTTGATTTAAAGATTCAGTCCCGAAAATTATGGCAATTATTACTCATTGCTTTAATTTTGGGAGGCATTTTATCCTGTGGAGTTAGTTCTCAATCCGAAACTTGGTGGAATAAATACAGCAGCTATGATTATCCTCAGGTTGCTAAGGTGATCAACCAAGCACCGTCCCCACTGATCATTAGTGATCGGGAAAAAATTGGTCGCTTGATCTCGTTAAGCTATCTACTTGATGACAAGGTAAGCGTTATGGTCATAGAACCTTCTAGTCTTCCAAACATTCCTGCCGGGTTTCAACCTGTTTTTGTGTTTAAGCCGATGGAACAATGGTTCTCAGATATCAAAGTAAAACCAATGATGAACATTGAACTCACTCACCAAATTGGAGACCTTTGGCTAGTTCAACCAAGAATTCTTTAA
- a CDS encoding lysylphosphatidylglycerol synthase transmembrane domain-containing protein codes for MKKIISFAVSLIILGILYWKTDVSQLMTVLQNCDWLWLTLSMSLIAPITILNAWRLQQLIPMPYQMKFGQVYQLILIANSLNMVLPSKMGDVAKAYFIKEQGHIDGCLSLCLIIFEKLCDMLSVLICCGFGLFFYDTKSQVLEGVSIFIFLAILGGFVILFSAELMPTIDRTLKINYPRLHQKSKNLIKSWRTLNHYIWHNKIIFGKIILTSLIISFLNFLQIWLLIIALNAWTPFLISLALTPLAILAGLLPFTFAGIGTRDAAFIMLYQPFFNTPTGAALGLLCTSRYLLPAIMGLPFLGRSLSFIQQKPHYQKEL; via the coding sequence ATGAAAAAAATTATTTCTTTTGCGGTCAGTCTAATTATTTTAGGAATCCTTTATTGGAAAACGGACGTCTCTCAGCTTATGACTGTTCTACAAAACTGCGATTGGCTCTGGCTAACACTGAGTATGAGCCTAATCGCACCGATCACGATTCTGAATGCTTGGCGTTTGCAACAATTGATACCAATGCCCTATCAGATGAAGTTTGGGCAAGTTTATCAGTTAATTTTAATCGCCAACTCTTTAAATATGGTTTTACCCTCAAAAATGGGTGATGTTGCTAAAGCTTATTTTATCAAAGAACAAGGACATATAGATGGTTGTTTATCTCTCTGTTTAATCATTTTTGAAAAATTATGTGATATGTTGTCAGTATTAATATGCTGTGGATTTGGTCTATTTTTTTATGATACTAAAAGCCAGGTTTTAGAAGGAGTCTCTATCTTTATATTTTTGGCAATATTGGGGGGATTCGTTATCCTGTTTTCTGCTGAATTAATGCCCACAATTGATCGAACCTTAAAAATAAATTATCCGCGTCTACATCAAAAATCAAAAAATCTGATTAAATCTTGGCGAACTCTCAATCATTACATTTGGCACAATAAAATTATCTTTGGCAAAATTATACTAACATCCTTAATTATTTCATTTCTAAATTTTTTGCAAATTTGGTTGTTGATTATTGCCCTCAATGCTTGGACACCTTTTTTGATCAGCCTCGCACTCACTCCCCTTGCTATCTTAGCCGGATTACTGCCATTCACATTTGCGGGCATTGGAACTCGCGATGCCGCATTTATTATGCTTTATCAGCCATTTTTTAATACCCCGACAGGTGCAGCATTAGGTTTACTGTGTACATCACGCTACTTGTTACCTGCCATTATGGGGTTACCGTTCCTCGGACGTTCTTTATCATTTATTCAACAAAAACCCCATTATCAAAAAGAACTCTAA